One Natronomonas moolapensis 8.8.11 genomic region harbors:
- a CDS encoding anaerobic glycerol-3-phosphate dehydrogenase subunit C — protein MSDAEPPSEPESAFDPAEPNTGEAFEPVDVFPDSTDFDLRPGADSCYKCSTCDTNCPVAEVDDDFPGPKFQGPEQWRLKQHEDDYEVDDSVMDCSNCMRCDNACPSGVPLSQMHNTARGEYVDEQMSKLSVEYWRNRILANYRTSAWLASKVPRLANAAMNFGPARWLMEKTMGVTSEREFPAFATETFREWWERQGAATGSRERARENRKRRGDPVDADKKVAYFHGCYSNYNTPEVGKAMVRVYEHFGYEVVVPEQRCSGTPMFANGMLGDARRHAEVNVSSMADLVEEGYDAIASCTSCSMALRQEYPELFDIEGIDEVAAHTFESVEYLRIHEDLRGAIGAAELDDGLEAEFAYHAPCHARNQGLDRQAVELFGELDGVDVEDVGDSCSGISGTYGWKAEKYDKSMEIGEEMFEHMDEADGETGMTECPTCAMQMEHGTGYEIRHPLELLSAALVE, from the coding sequence ATGAGCGACGCCGAACCTCCCTCGGAGCCGGAGTCGGCGTTCGACCCCGCGGAGCCGAACACCGGTGAGGCGTTCGAACCGGTCGACGTCTTCCCGGACAGCACCGATTTCGACCTCCGCCCGGGGGCGGATTCGTGTTATAAGTGCTCGACGTGCGATACGAACTGCCCCGTCGCGGAGGTCGACGACGACTTCCCCGGCCCGAAGTTCCAGGGCCCAGAGCAGTGGCGGCTCAAACAACACGAGGACGACTACGAGGTCGACGACTCCGTGATGGACTGCTCGAACTGCATGCGGTGTGACAACGCGTGTCCATCTGGGGTGCCGCTCTCGCAGATGCACAACACTGCCCGCGGGGAGTACGTCGACGAACAGATGTCGAAACTCTCCGTGGAGTACTGGCGCAACCGGATCCTCGCGAACTACCGGACGTCGGCGTGGCTCGCCAGCAAGGTCCCCCGTCTCGCCAACGCCGCGATGAACTTCGGGCCGGCGCGGTGGCTCATGGAGAAGACGATGGGCGTCACGAGCGAGCGGGAATTCCCCGCCTTCGCGACCGAGACGTTCCGGGAGTGGTGGGAGCGACAGGGCGCGGCCACCGGATCCCGCGAGCGCGCACGCGAGAACCGAAAGCGCCGCGGCGACCCCGTCGACGCCGACAAGAAGGTGGCGTACTTCCACGGCTGTTACTCGAACTACAACACCCCGGAAGTCGGGAAGGCGATGGTCCGGGTGTACGAGCACTTCGGCTACGAGGTCGTCGTCCCCGAACAGCGCTGCTCCGGGACGCCGATGTTCGCAAACGGGATGCTCGGGGACGCCCGTCGGCACGCCGAGGTCAACGTCTCCTCGATGGCCGACCTCGTCGAGGAAGGGTACGACGCCATCGCGTCGTGTACCTCCTGTTCGATGGCGCTGCGCCAGGAGTACCCGGAACTGTTCGACATCGAGGGGATCGACGAGGTGGCCGCCCACACCTTCGAGTCCGTCGAGTACCTCCGCATTCACGAGGACCTCCGGGGGGCCATCGGGGCGGCGGAACTCGACGACGGTCTCGAGGCGGAGTTCGCCTACCACGCCCCGTGTCACGCCCGCAACCAGGGGCTGGACCGCCAGGCCGTCGAACTGTTCGGCGAACTCGACGGCGTCGACGTCGAGGACGTCGGCGACTCCTGTTCTGGCATTTCGGGTACCTACGGCTGGAAGGCCGAAAAGTACGACAAGTCGATGGAGATCGGCGAGGAGATGTTCGAACACATGGACGAGGCCGACGGCGAGACCGGGATGACCGAGTGTCCCACCTGTGCGATGCAGATGGAACACGGCACGGGGTATGAGATCCGACATCCTCTCGAGTTGCTGTCGGCGGCACTCGTCGAGTGA
- the glpB gene encoding glycerol-3-phosphate dehydrogenase subunit GlpB, whose translation MAIESEVLVVGGGLAGLTSALAATRAGADTRLVSYKQSTLRNASGLVDVLGYTPEGEGPLTDPYAAIPSLPTEHPYRTVGVEGVREAMTFFDEVGPDYRGGHTDTNALLPTHGGTIKPTARYPAGADAGLASDERDVLLVGFEAMVDFDAEHAAAHLEAAGVPFDVRGVTIRFPGELRADAKVTRYAKLLDTDGEVAVRGRNRPVRTALAERVNTELEGEARVGFPAVLGDDDAAGVRADLRAALGADVFEVPMGPPSLPGLRLEDALFDALDRAGGRFETGNPVVDSDGDGRIERVYVEKNGAKIPNSAEQYVLATGGLVGKGVDSDRETVYEPIFGCHVPHDDDRYEWFDAEAFGDHEFARFGVRTDDDLRPIGRDGGIEFDNLRAAGSVLGGYDFAAEKSGSGVSIATGYAAGRAAAEAAR comes from the coding sequence GTGGCGATTGAGTCGGAGGTCCTGGTCGTCGGCGGCGGCCTGGCCGGTCTCACGAGCGCGCTGGCGGCGACGCGGGCGGGTGCCGACACCCGTCTCGTCTCGTATAAACAGAGCACGCTCCGGAACGCCTCGGGGCTCGTCGACGTGCTCGGCTACACGCCCGAAGGCGAGGGGCCACTGACCGATCCCTACGCGGCCATCCCGTCGCTGCCGACGGAACACCCCTACCGGACCGTCGGCGTCGAGGGGGTCCGGGAGGCGATGACCTTCTTCGACGAGGTCGGCCCGGACTACCGCGGCGGCCACACCGACACGAACGCCCTCCTGCCGACCCACGGCGGGACGATCAAGCCGACCGCCCGGTATCCGGCGGGGGCCGACGCCGGCCTCGCGAGCGACGAGCGCGACGTCCTGTTGGTCGGCTTCGAGGCGATGGTCGATTTCGACGCCGAGCACGCGGCTGCACACCTCGAGGCTGCGGGCGTTCCCTTCGACGTCCGCGGCGTCACGATCCGGTTCCCGGGCGAGCTCCGCGCCGACGCGAAGGTGACGCGGTACGCGAAGCTGCTCGACACCGACGGCGAGGTGGCCGTCCGCGGGCGGAACCGCCCGGTCCGGACGGCGCTCGCCGAGCGCGTCAACACCGAACTCGAAGGCGAGGCCCGCGTCGGCTTCCCGGCCGTCCTCGGCGATGACGACGCGGCGGGGGTCCGGGCCGACCTGCGGGCGGCCCTCGGAGCCGACGTGTTCGAGGTGCCGATGGGGCCGCCCTCGTTGCCCGGGTTGCGCCTCGAGGACGCTCTCTTCGATGCGCTCGACCGGGCCGGCGGGCGCTTCGAGACCGGAAATCCGGTCGTCGATTCGGACGGAGACGGGCGGATCGAGCGGGTCTACGTCGAAAAGAACGGGGCGAAGATCCCAAACAGCGCCGAGCAGTACGTCCTCGCGACGGGCGGGCTGGTCGGCAAGGGCGTCGACTCCGACCGCGAGACGGTGTACGAGCCGATCTTCGGCTGTCACGTTCCCCACGATGACGACCGCTACGAGTGGTTCGACGCCGAGGCCTTCGGCGACCACGAGTTCGCCCGCTTCGGCGTCCGGACCGACGATGACCTCCGGCCGATCGGGCGCGATGGGGGCATCGAGTTCGACAACCTCCGGGCGGCGGGATCGGTGCTCGGCGGGTACGACTTCGCCGCCGAGAAGTCCGGCAGCGGCGTCTCGATTGCGACGGGCTATGCCGCCGGTCGCGCGGCGGCGGAGGCGGCACGATGA
- the glpA gene encoding anaerobic glycerol-3-phosphate dehydrogenase subunit GlpA: protein MASVPHIAVIGGGSTGTGIARDLSMRGLDVTLIEQGNLTHGTTGRMHGLLHSGGRYAVSDRASATECIEENRVLRDIANHCVEMTGGLFVKRPEDSEEYFQEKLEGCEACGIPAEVVSASEARAMEPHLAKDIEKAISVPDGAVDPFRLVVANAASASEHGARIETHSTVEDLLVEDGEVVGVVVDHASGSGKRVHGTEGGREEIRADYVVNATGAWAGRIGEMAGVDIEVRPSKGVMTIMNTRQVDTVINRCRPKGDADIVVPHETTCILGTTDEEVDDPEDYPEEGWEVDLMIDTLSELVPMLEEARTIRSFWGVRPLYEPPDVGSDDPTDITRDYFLLDHDERDGLGGMTSIVGGKFTTYRMMGEEISDHVCEQFGIDADCRTADVSLPGSEEFSVLREYMDEFGLRSPIGRRSVERLGSRADEVLDTDGPNPTVCGCEGVTRAEIQDAIGQSGSDLNAVRIRTRSSMGNCQGGFCCHRMANELHGEYDEATTRAAWDELLEERWKGQRHALWGEQLSQAMLNYALHATTQNRDHDPAGGEPIDFGAFDDGRTSARGAPESGVATDGGDRRGD, encoded by the coding sequence ATGGCATCGGTACCACACATCGCCGTCATCGGGGGCGGGTCGACGGGAACCGGGATCGCCCGGGACCTCTCGATGCGGGGGCTGGACGTGACCCTCATCGAGCAGGGGAACCTGACGCACGGCACGACGGGGCGGATGCACGGGCTGCTCCACAGCGGCGGACGGTACGCGGTCTCCGATCGGGCGAGCGCGACCGAGTGCATCGAGGAGAACCGCGTCCTGCGGGACATCGCGAACCACTGTGTCGAGATGACCGGCGGATTGTTCGTCAAGCGACCGGAGGACTCAGAGGAGTACTTCCAGGAGAAACTCGAGGGGTGTGAGGCGTGTGGCATCCCCGCTGAGGTGGTCTCGGCGAGTGAAGCGCGCGCAATGGAGCCTCACCTCGCGAAAGACATCGAGAAGGCGATTTCCGTCCCCGACGGGGCGGTCGATCCCTTCCGCCTCGTGGTCGCCAACGCCGCGAGCGCGAGCGAACACGGCGCGCGCATCGAGACGCACTCGACGGTCGAGGACCTCCTCGTCGAGGACGGCGAGGTCGTCGGGGTGGTGGTCGACCACGCCTCGGGGTCCGGCAAGCGCGTCCACGGTACCGAGGGCGGCCGCGAGGAGATCCGGGCGGACTACGTCGTCAACGCGACGGGCGCGTGGGCCGGGCGGATCGGCGAGATGGCCGGCGTCGACATCGAGGTCCGCCCCTCGAAGGGCGTCATGACAATCATGAACACCCGACAGGTCGACACCGTCATCAACCGCTGCCGGCCGAAAGGCGACGCCGACATCGTCGTACCCCACGAGACGACGTGTATCCTCGGCACGACTGACGAGGAGGTCGACGACCCGGAGGACTACCCCGAGGAGGGGTGGGAGGTCGATCTGATGATCGACACGCTCTCGGAGCTGGTGCCGATGCTCGAGGAGGCGCGGACGATCCGGTCGTTCTGGGGCGTTCGCCCGCTGTACGAGCCGCCGGACGTCGGCAGCGACGACCCGACCGACATCACCCGCGATTACTTCCTGCTCGATCACGACGAACGCGACGGCCTCGGCGGGATGACGAGCATCGTCGGCGGGAAGTTCACCACCTACCGGATGATGGGCGAGGAGATCTCCGATCACGTCTGCGAGCAGTTCGGCATCGACGCCGACTGTCGCACCGCCGACGTGTCGCTCCCCGGCAGCGAGGAGTTCTCCGTGCTTCGCGAGTACATGGACGAGTTCGGCCTCCGGTCGCCGATCGGCCGCCGGAGCGTCGAACGGCTCGGCTCGCGGGCCGACGAGGTGCTGGACACGGACGGCCCGAACCCGACGGTCTGTGGATGCGAAGGTGTCACGCGCGCGGAGATCCAGGACGCGATCGGGCAGTCGGGGTCTGACCTCAACGCGGTCCGCATCCGGACGCGTTCGTCGATGGGGAACTGCCAGGGCGGATTCTGCTGTCACCGGATGGCCAACGAACTCCACGGCGAGTACGACGAGGCGACGACGCGGGCCGCCTGGGACGAACTCCTCGAGGAGCGCTGGAAGGGCCAACGCCACGCGCTGTGGGGCGAACAGCTCTCGCAGGCGATGTTGAACTACGCGCTGCACGCGACGACCCAGAACCGCGATCACGACCCTGCCGGCGGGGAGCCGATCGACTTCGGGGCCTTCGACGACGGGCGCACGTCGGCCCGGGGCGCACCCGAAAGCGGGGTCGCGACCGACGGGGGGGATCGCCGTGGCGATTGA
- the glpK gene encoding glycerol kinase GlpK encodes MATSYVGAIDQGTTGTRFMVFDHSGHVIANAYEQHEQIYPEPGWVEHDPVEIWENTKSVVLSGLDEAGLDAEQLAALGITNQRETTIVWDRESGKPVHNALVWQDRRTTDRVEELQEAGKVEEIREKTGLECDAYFSATKTEWILDNAEPLKLQSSRSRDLRSRARDGELLMGTIDSWLIYNLTGNHITDVSNASRTMLYNIEGMHWDEELLAEFDVPEAMLPEVRPSSDESLYGHTDADGFLGAEVPVAGALGDQQAALFGQTCFDAGDAKNTYGTGSFYLMNTGNEAVSSDHGLLTTVGFQLSGEPVQYALEGSIFVTGAAIEWLEDVDIINNAAQTAELASSVDSTDGVYMVPAFTGLGAPHWDGRARGTIVGMTRGTGKEHIVRATLESIAYQTRDIAEAMEADSGVETTTLRVDGGAVKNNFLCQLQADIIQTEIARPEVDETTALGSAYAAGLAVGYWDDLDELRSNWQVDREFDAEMESEQADGMYGRWDDAVERSLDWAQEE; translated from the coding sequence ATGGCAACCTCATATGTCGGCGCGATCGATCAGGGAACGACAGGAACCCGTTTTATGGTCTTCGACCACAGCGGGCACGTGATCGCCAACGCCTACGAGCAACACGAACAGATCTACCCCGAACCCGGCTGGGTCGAACACGACCCCGTCGAAATCTGGGAAAACACCAAAAGCGTCGTACTGAGCGGCCTCGACGAGGCCGGCCTCGACGCCGAGCAACTGGCGGCGCTGGGGATCACGAACCAACGCGAGACGACTATCGTCTGGGACAGAGAAAGCGGCAAGCCGGTGCACAACGCCTTGGTCTGGCAGGACCGACGGACCACGGACCGCGTCGAGGAACTCCAGGAGGCGGGCAAGGTCGAGGAGATCCGCGAGAAGACCGGCCTCGAGTGTGACGCGTACTTTTCGGCGACCAAGACCGAGTGGATCCTCGACAACGCCGAACCTTTGAAGCTCCAGAGCAGCCGGTCGCGGGACCTGCGCTCTCGCGCCCGCGACGGCGAGTTGTTGATGGGAACGATCGACTCGTGGCTCATCTACAACCTCACCGGCAACCACATCACCGACGTCTCCAACGCCTCCCGGACGATGCTCTACAACATCGAGGGCATGCACTGGGACGAGGAGTTGCTAGCGGAGTTCGACGTACCGGAGGCGATGCTGCCGGAGGTGCGGCCATCCTCCGACGAGAGTCTCTACGGCCACACCGATGCCGACGGCTTCCTCGGCGCCGAAGTGCCGGTAGCGGGTGCGCTCGGCGACCAGCAGGCGGCGCTGTTCGGCCAGACCTGTTTCGATGCGGGTGACGCCAAAAACACCTACGGGACCGGGTCGTTCTACCTGATGAACACGGGCAACGAGGCCGTCTCCTCCGACCACGGACTGTTGACGACGGTCGGCTTCCAGCTCTCCGGGGAGCCCGTCCAGTACGCCCTCGAAGGGTCGATCTTCGTTACCGGCGCGGCCATCGAATGGCTCGAAGACGTCGACATCATCAACAACGCCGCCCAGACGGCCGAGCTCGCGAGTTCGGTCGACTCGACGGACGGGGTGTACATGGTGCCGGCGTTCACGGGACTCGGAGCCCCCCACTGGGACGGCCGCGCCCGCGGGACGATTGTGGGGATGACCCGCGGGACCGGAAAAGAACACATCGTGCGGGCGACGCTGGAGTCGATCGCCTACCAGACGCGGGATATCGCCGAGGCGATGGAGGCCGACTCGGGCGTCGAAACCACGACGCTACGGGTCGACGGCGGGGCCGTGAAAAACAACTTCCTGTGTCAACTCCAGGCCGACATCATCCAGACGGAGATCGCCCGCCCCGAAGTCGATGAGACCACCGCCCTTGGATCGGCTTACGCCGCCGGCCTGGCCGTCGGCTACTGGGACGACCTCGACGAACTCCGCTCGAACTGGCAGGTCGACCGCGAGTTCGATGCCGAGATGGAGTCCGAGCAGGCCGACGGGATGTACGGTCGATGGGACGACGCCGTCGAGCGGTCCCTCGATTGGGCTCAGGAGGAGTAA
- a CDS encoding Cdc6/Cdc18 family protein produces MDIDARIKRRQRRDEGPRLIQDYESLSPVAHIDEPSDRGPVFERLLDHLDPVFDGVLPPNAYVHGEFGSGKSAIVTALFAHLQRLSTEPRSVIHTSTRAASPTTPGFVYLDTRTTTSEFAFYHAVLDALVEDPVPEHGISTEELRERLHAILGESRNGIVVAVDHVGEPNSVDTAGLIDLFAGLPSNVSWLAVGRTPPEHTGLTTYTATSITIPPYQRQMLVDVLMTRASEGLTQRALDHDLARRIAEWADGNAHSALAALFIAADRADRADRTRLCGADVDAAIAEIPDVSVSLAEVLSLPVNKQLVLRRLVDLDDDERASVSATTETISADVDLSIGTVKRFLYEMAETGIVERVQAESHDGKGRPPSRVELRFPPTAFRRLHGLRQ; encoded by the coding sequence ATGGACATCGACGCGAGAATAAAACGACGACAGCGACGCGACGAGGGCCCACGCCTGATACAGGACTACGAGTCGTTGTCCCCAGTGGCACACATCGACGAACCCTCCGACCGCGGTCCAGTGTTCGAGCGCCTGCTCGATCACCTCGACCCGGTGTTCGACGGCGTTTTGCCGCCGAACGCCTACGTCCACGGCGAGTTCGGCTCCGGGAAGTCGGCGATCGTCACCGCCCTGTTCGCACACCTCCAGCGGCTCTCGACGGAGCCGCGGTCGGTCATCCACACGAGTACGCGGGCGGCCTCGCCGACGACCCCCGGCTTCGTTTACCTCGACACGCGAACGACGACGAGCGAGTTCGCCTTCTATCACGCCGTCCTTGACGCGCTCGTCGAGGACCCGGTTCCGGAACACGGCATCAGCACCGAGGAGCTCCGCGAACGCCTCCACGCCATCCTCGGGGAGTCCCGAAACGGCATCGTCGTCGCCGTCGACCATGTCGGCGAACCGAACAGCGTCGACACCGCCGGCCTCATCGACCTGTTCGCCGGGTTGCCGAGCAACGTGAGCTGGCTCGCCGTCGGCCGGACCCCCCCGGAACACACCGGGTTGACCACCTACACGGCGACCTCGATAACCATCCCTCCCTACCAGCGACAGATGCTCGTCGACGTGTTGATGACGCGGGCCTCCGAGGGGCTCACCCAGCGCGCGCTGGATCACGACCTCGCCCGCCGGATCGCCGAGTGGGCCGACGGCAACGCCCACAGCGCGCTCGCCGCGCTGTTCATCGCCGCCGACCGGGCCGACCGGGCCGACCGAACCCGGCTGTGCGGGGCGGACGTCGACGCCGCGATCGCGGAGATCCCGGACGTCTCGGTCTCGCTGGCGGAAGTGCTCTCGTTGCCGGTCAACAAACAGCTCGTCTTGCGGCGGCTCGTCGATCTCGACGACGACGAGCGCGCCTCGGTCTCGGCGACGACCGAGACGATAAGCGCCGACGTCGACCTCTCCATCGGGACCGTCAAGCGGTTCCTCTACGAGATGGCCGAAACCGGAATCGTCGAGCGCGTCCAGGCCGAGAGCCACGACGGCAAGGGCCGGCCGCCGAGCCGCGTCGAATTGCGGTTCCCGCCGACCGCGTTCCGCCGGCTACACGGCCTCCGGCAGTAG
- a CDS encoding FKBP-type peptidyl-prolyl cis-trans isomerase → MPIEQGDRVRLDYVGRFEDGTVFATSRPAVATEHDLLPPEEGDPTPLSFTVGAAEVIDGLESAVIGMKVGAEATVRVPPEEAYGEHDPDRVREYDPEAFEAMVGEPPEIGTHVEAKNDLHGDVTAVTDESVQVDFNHELAGRTLRFDIEVLDVESARGKKGL, encoded by the coding sequence GTGCCAATCGAACAGGGCGATCGGGTCCGACTCGACTACGTCGGACGCTTCGAGGACGGTACCGTCTTCGCGACGTCGCGGCCCGCCGTCGCGACGGAACACGACCTGCTGCCGCCCGAAGAGGGCGATCCCACCCCGCTGTCGTTCACCGTCGGCGCGGCCGAGGTGATCGACGGTCTCGAGTCGGCCGTCATCGGTATGAAAGTCGGGGCGGAAGCGACGGTGCGGGTGCCGCCCGAGGAGGCCTACGGCGAACACGACCCCGACCGGGTGCGGGAGTACGACCCCGAGGCTTTCGAGGCGATGGTCGGGGAGCCACCCGAGATCGGCACCCACGTCGAGGCGAAAAACGACCTCCACGGCGACGTTACTGCCGTTACCGACGAGTCGGTCCAAGTCGACTTCAACCACGAGCTGGCCGGCCGGACGCTTCGATTCGACATCGAGGTCCTCGACGTCGAATCGGCACGGGGCAAAAAGGGACTGTAG
- a CDS encoding Lrp/AsnC family transcriptional regulator, protein MTDEEIDDVDRAILYALQEDARNMSSGDIAERTGTSDSTVRKRIRRLEADGVIKGYSASVDYQRSGYPLRMLLYCTASIPERGEIIPEILDIDCVISVQELVTGDQNLLVTAVGETDDDITPVAQELLDMGLTVADEVLVRSHETTPFGKFDSGPHEA, encoded by the coding sequence ATGACCGATGAGGAGATCGACGACGTCGACAGAGCGATCCTGTACGCACTCCAGGAGGACGCCCGGAACATGTCGTCCGGAGACATCGCAGAGCGGACCGGTACCTCCGACAGCACCGTTCGAAAGCGCATCCGGCGTCTCGAGGCCGACGGCGTGATCAAGGGGTACAGCGCCAGCGTCGACTACCAGCGATCGGGCTATCCGCTCCGAATGCTGCTTTATTGTACCGCTTCGATCCCCGAACGTGGCGAGATCATCCCCGAAATCCTGGACATCGATTGTGTGATATCCGTCCAGGAGTTGGTCACCGGCGACCAGAACCTCCTCGTCACCGCAGTCGGCGAGACGGACGACGATATCACCCCCGTCGCACAGGAGCTTCTCGACATGGGACTCACGGTCGCCGACGAGGTCCTCGTCCGCAGCCACGAGACGACGCCCTTCGGCAAGTTCGATTCCGGCCCCCACGAGGCTTAA
- a CDS encoding amidohydrolase family protein, with protein METLSGTVLVGRSFEPTRGRVVVDDGRIKRIEKDETASTDIVLPAFVNAHTHLGDSVAKEAAVGRSLDEAVAPPDSLKHRRLAAADRPDLVSAMRRTLRFMRRTGTVSCLDFRESGAAGARALREAAAPVSVDPFVFGSGDQSVLDVADGYGASGANDGDFTEQRVACRKRDVPFAIHAGEPDPTDIHPALDLEPDLLVHMVHAEREHLQRVAEQSVPVAVCPRANTVLDVGAPPVRELLDHTTVALGTDNVMLNPPSMFREMAYTAKQFDVTAREVLRMATTAGAECAGLDCGVIAPGRRAALLVLDGDSENLAGTADPVRAVVRRATGLDVKGVFF; from the coding sequence ATGGAAACGCTCTCCGGGACGGTCCTCGTTGGTCGGTCGTTCGAGCCGACTCGTGGTCGCGTCGTCGTCGACGACGGGCGGATCAAACGCATCGAAAAAGACGAAACGGCGTCGACCGATATCGTACTGCCGGCGTTCGTCAACGCGCACACGCATCTGGGCGACTCCGTCGCGAAGGAGGCTGCTGTCGGGCGATCGCTCGACGAGGCGGTGGCACCGCCGGACAGTCTGAAACACCGACGGCTGGCGGCCGCCGACCGTCCTGACCTCGTGTCAGCGATGCGCCGGACGCTTCGGTTCATGCGGCGAACCGGGACGGTCTCGTGTCTGGATTTCCGGGAGTCCGGAGCAGCCGGAGCGCGCGCGCTCCGTGAGGCGGCGGCGCCCGTTTCCGTCGACCCCTTCGTCTTCGGGAGCGGCGATCAGTCCGTCCTCGACGTCGCCGACGGGTATGGAGCATCCGGGGCGAACGACGGCGACTTCACCGAACAGCGTGTCGCCTGCCGGAAACGCGACGTCCCGTTTGCCATCCACGCCGGCGAGCCGGACCCGACCGACATCCATCCGGCGCTCGATTTAGAGCCGGACCTTCTCGTCCACATGGTACACGCCGAAAGGGAACACCTACAGCGGGTTGCGGAGCAGTCGGTGCCGGTCGCGGTCTGTCCACGGGCGAACACCGTTCTCGACGTCGGAGCGCCCCCAGTGCGGGAGTTGCTCGACCACACGACCGTCGCGCTCGGCACCGACAACGTCATGTTGAATCCCCCGTCGATGTTCCGGGAGATGGCGTACACGGCGAAACAGTTCGACGTGACCGCCCGGGAGGTGTTGCGGATGGCGACGACGGCCGGTGCCGAGTGCGCCGGACTCGACTGTGGCGTCATCGCCCCGGGCCGCCGCGCAGCGCTGCTCGTCCTCGATGGCGACTCCGAGAACCTGGCTGGCACGGCCGATCCGGTGCGGGCGGTCGTCCGCCGTGCGACCGGACTGGACGTCAAAGGGGTCTTTTTTTAA
- a CDS encoding IS6 family transposase — MFKNARLNGCLDEIELGFMEREATPKLLMKLGIQLHLAGLSLSNTVSILEIFGVERARSTVHNWVHKADLQPESNWSPDHVAVDETVIQLNDEQYWLYAAVDPETNELLHTTLEPATNKVIAHEFFAELREKHDVDGAVFLIDGSHSLKDACRRHSLDCRYEKHGNRNSVERIFREIKRRTTSFSNCFSNAEADTADDWLRSFAFAWNQRI; from the coding sequence ATGTTCAAAAACGCCCGCCTCAACGGCTGTTTGGACGAGATTGAATTAGGTTTTATGGAACGAGAGGCGACACCGAAATTGCTGATGAAGCTCGGTATTCAGCTCCATTTGGCTGGCCTATCACTTTCGAATACCGTTTCAATTCTTGAAATATTCGGTGTCGAACGAGCCCGATCTACCGTTCACAACTGGGTTCACAAAGCTGATCTACAGCCCGAATCTAATTGGAGTCCGGATCACGTTGCGGTCGATGAGACCGTGATCCAACTCAATGATGAGCAGTATTGGCTGTACGCCGCTGTCGATCCCGAAACAAACGAATTACTGCATACAACGCTTGAGCCAGCGACAAACAAGGTAATTGCTCACGAATTCTTTGCCGAACTTCGTGAGAAACATGACGTTGACGGCGCGGTGTTTCTCATCGATGGCTCGCACTCCTTGAAAGACGCCTGTCGCCGTCACAGCCTCGATTGCAGATATGAAAAACATGGAAATCGGAATAGTGTCGAACGTATCTTTCGAGAAATAAAACGACGAACTACCAGTTTCTCAAACTGTTTCAGCAACGCCGAAGCAGATACCGCCGACGACTGGCTTCGATCCTTCGCCTTCGCATGGAATCAGCGTATCTGA
- a CDS encoding class I SAM-dependent methyltransferase, translated as MGQGGLAPVVSESCSVIGLDTFDDRIILGNGGQLAERNARIADLDAAALRGDATRLPVDGGTVDIVTMCRLLHDLPADAADRALEEAYRVCAPDGHVGVLALPYPHDEDADPATYWRTAVSTAGFDVETVRERDDGYTIVVGAVGNGS; from the coding sequence GTGGGACAGGGCGGTCTCGCCCCCGTCGTCTCGGAATCGTGTTCTGTCATCGGCTTGGACACCTTCGACGACCGGATCATCCTCGGCAACGGCGGCCAGCTAGCCGAGCGGAACGCCCGGATCGCCGACCTCGATGCCGCGGCGCTCCGCGGCGACGCCACCCGGCTCCCGGTCGACGGCGGGACCGTCGACATCGTGACGATGTGTCGGCTGCTCCACGATCTGCCGGCCGACGCTGCCGATCGGGCGCTTGAGGAAGCCTATCGGGTCTGTGCGCCCGACGGACACGTCGGTGTGCTCGCGTTACCGTACCCCCACGACGAGGACGCCGATCCGGCGACGTACTGGCGGACAGCAGTTTCGACGGCGGGCTTCGACGTCGAAACCGTCAGAGAGCGCGACGACGGCTACACGATCGTCGTGGGAGCGGTCGGGAACGGCTCGTGA
- a CDS encoding DUF4242 domain-containing protein, whose amino-acid sequence MTETDEYLILRELPEPITDDELAAAADASGEALEELREEGTEISWVDSEVLADDDGGIVGTFCRYRAESEAAVHEHADRAGLPATKVTRRGEPLSGE is encoded by the coding sequence ATGACGGAAACTGATGAATACCTGATCCTCCGGGAACTTCCAGAGCCGATCACCGACGATGAACTCGCTGCCGCCGCCGACGCGTCCGGCGAAGCGCTCGAAGAACTCCGCGAGGAGGGCACCGAAATCAGTTGGGTCGACTCCGAGGTGCTGGCCGACGACGACGGCGGGATCGTGGGCACCTTCTGCCGGTATCGCGCCGAGAGCGAGGCGGCGGTCCACGAGCACGCCGACCGCGCCGGACTCCCGGCGACCAAGGTGACCCGACGGGGCGAGCCCCTGTCGGGCGAATGA